Genomic segment of Candidatus Polarisedimenticolaceae bacterium:
GCCAGCCGCCCCCGGCGGTCCACGAGTACCGCGTCGATCCCCGCCGCCCGCGCTCCGTCGCCGTCGAGCTCGGCGACGTCGCCGACGTGCAGCGCCTCCGCCGGCCGTGCGCCCAGGCGCTTCAGCGCGCGGCGGAAGATCTCGGGGTCGGGTTTCTCGATCCCCTCGAAACAGGACACGACGACCGCGTCGAAGCGCGACGCGAGGTCGAGGCGTTCGAGGAGTCGCGGCAGGCGCGAGTCCCAGTTCGACACGACGGCGAGCCGTACTCCGGCGCGACGCAACACGTCGAGGGTGGGGAGGACCTCGTCGGGGACCTCCCAGGCCGCGGCGTCGAGGAACGCGTCGCGCAGCGGGCCGAGGGCGTCGACGGCTTCCGATCCGGGGACGCGCGAGGTCACACCCGCGACGAACCGGCGCCAGTACCCCTCCTCGCCGTCGGGGAAGAAGCCGTACCGGTCCGCGCCGGGCGGGATCGCGCGGTCGAGGTCGCGCCACGAGGCGAGGATCGCCGCCTCGAACGACGCCTCCGACGCAGTGACGCCGAACGTCGAGAAGACCCTCGCGTAGACCGCGCCGTAGGACGCCCGGGGGGACAGGATCGTCCCCCCGGCGTCCAGCAGGACGAACGGGTAACGCAAGCCTCTCGTCAGGCGGCGGGCTTCTGGAAGGCCGCCGCGTCCACGACGGGATCGACCTCGAACGACTCGAGGTCGTAGGTCGCGAACTCCTGTCCGTCGATCGTGACGACCTGCTTGTGCGGCACCTGGCGGCCGCCCACGTCGCGGTAGTCCGAGAAGCGGACGTCGTACGCTCCAGGAGCACCCTGCGGCGTCTCGCCCTGATAGGTCTGCCTCAGGACCTTCCCGTCGGAGGCGACCCACAGGCGCGACTCCACGCCGCGCAGCGTCACCGACACGACGTCGCAGGCGACGCCGTCGACGTCCTCCTTCCCGGCGCCGACCGCCTCGGCGTCGCCGGCGTACCGCACGATGCTCCGCAGGTCGTGCGCGAGGTCCTTCTTCGCCTTTTCGACTGCCGGAGGCGGCAGGTCCCGAACCTGGCCGCCCGACGTCATGAACGACGCATCTTCGGCGACCACGATCGTCTGCTCCCCCATCGGGGACTGGATGGTGACGTGCATCCGGTCCGGGAAGGCGAGGAGCAGCGTCTGACCGAGTTGTATTTTCTGTCCACCGAAGTTGATGGTGCGCTTGGTCTTCGCCCGGATCGCCTTCACCGACGTCGCGTCCTTGCCCCCGAGCGCGGCGGCCGCGCGCGCGAGGACCTGCTTCCCGGCCGCCGCCGTGGCGCCGGTCTTCGCGACCTTCGGCGCGGCGTCGGGGGGCGGGGGGATCGTGATGTCGAGCGTCGTCACCTTGCCGAGCGTGGAGAGGGGCTTGCCGAAGTCCGCGGCCTTGCCCGCGATCATCACGGTCAGGGCATCCGGCTTGACGTATTGCTTCGCGACGCGCGCCACGTCTTCCTTGGTGACCTTCTCGATGTTGGCGCGGTAGGTCTCGAGATAGTTCGCCGGGAGGCCGTAGTAGGCGTTGTTGATCTGCTGCCCGAGGATCTTGTCGCGGGAGTCGTAGTTGAAGACGAACGAGTTGAGGATCGACTCCTTCGCGCGCTTGAGCTCCTCGTCGGAGGCCGGGTTCGTGATGATCCCGGAGATCTCCTCGCGCAGGGCCGCGACGGCGTCGAAGACGCTCGCCGACTTGGTCTGCATCTGCGCCTGGAAGAGGCCGGGCGCGGTGAAGCCGGCGCCCAGGCCCCCGCCCACGCTGTAGGCGAGCCCCTTCTTCGAGCGGATGTTCGAGAACATGCGCGCGGAGAAGCCGCCGCCGAGCACCTCGTTCATGACCTGCACGGCGAAGAAGTCGGGGTTCTTCCGGTCGATCCCCAGGTGCGCCATCCCGACCGTCGCCTGCGTGACGTCGGACTTCTCGACGAAGAAGACGCCGGGGTTGGCCTCCTTGCGGTACGCCGGGGTCGGCAGCGGCGCCTCGGCTCCCTTCGGCCACGCCCCGAACGCCGCCTCGATCTTCTTGCGCATCTCCTTCGAGTCGAAGTCGCCCACGACTCCGAGGAGCACGTTGTTGGGCTGCCAGTACTTCTTGTGGAAGGCCACGACGTCGT
This window contains:
- a CDS encoding HAD-IA family hydrolase, which encodes MRYPFVLLDAGGTILSPRASYGAVYARVFSTFGVTASEASFEAAILASWRDLDRAIPPGADRYGFFPDGEEGYWRRFVAGVTSRVPGSEAVDALGPLRDAFLDAAAWEVPDEVLPTLDVLRRAGVRLAVVSNWDSRLPRLLERLDLASRFDAVVVSCFEGIEKPDPEIFRRALKRLGARPAEALHVGDVAELDGDGARAAGIDAVLVDRRGRLAPGPGVLRDLSRLPALAAGGS
- a CDS encoding insulinase family protein, with protein sequence MKRTKSLLLAAAIVLSALPAFAQAKVYTDIKYPTLPDFKVPQTESFTLKNGMRVWLMPDTELPLITVTARVRAGSYLEPADKIGLGSVLGQAQRSGGTASMPADTMDEFLAAKAANVETFVDDDVSGASMNCLKQDFDDVLKVFVDVLRNPAFPQDKIDLAKVQERTGIARRNDDINGIAGRELRKLVYGADSPLARTTEYATVAAITRDDVVAFHKKYWQPNNVLLGVVGDFDSKEMRKKIEAAFGAWPKGAEAPLPTPAYRKEANPGVFFVEKSDVTQATVGMAHLGIDRKNPDFFAVQVMNEVLGGGFSARMFSNIRSKKGLAYSVGGGLGAGFTAPGLFQAQMQTKSASVFDAVAALREEISGIITNPASDEELKRAKESILNSFVFNYDSRDKILGQQINNAYYGLPANYLETYRANIEKVTKEDVARVAKQYVKPDALTVMIAGKAADFGKPLSTLGKVTTLDITIPPPPDAAPKVAKTGATAAAGKQVLARAAAALGGKDATSVKAIRAKTKRTINFGGQKIQLGQTLLLAFPDRMHVTIQSPMGEQTIVVAEDASFMTSGGQVRDLPPPAVEKAKKDLAHDLRSIVRYAGDAEAVGAGKEDVDGVACDVVSVTLRGVESRLWVASDGKVLRQTYQGETPQGAPGAYDVRFSDYRDVGGRQVPHKQVVTIDGQEFATYDLESFEVDPVVDAAAFQKPAA